In Haliotis asinina isolate JCU_RB_2024 unplaced genomic scaffold, JCU_Hal_asi_v2 scaffold_18, whole genome shotgun sequence, the following proteins share a genomic window:
- the LOC137269888 gene encoding putative ankyrin repeat protein RF_0381 isoform X1 produces MKMFLFVRKPLFGFRYNHSMRLSFCSAVTAFSDAECNIRSFGELCDKSCPSQCAVPLNRLDRFCDLSSGICPEGCIRGWHGNYCNQTCNTSCLGSVCNQQNGHCTLGCIDNYVGPFCDTVPGTTTVTPEEDTTSVGTESNEPTKTTTTEPPSDKSVLAISVAVAVTVGVVIFIAVIICLRHEKKGHPDPEVGQRLLPVSAANLDGSRRKDTMLHSACRRGTLAQVRQILSHELVDTNSRGEYGWTPVMIAAEGGRRKLVDLLVKRGGDLSLTDDDGYTVLHVVSIKGHLKVVRYVLSKKVVGVNTTGHCERTAVMAAARFGHRKVFDLLVKNGSDLTTVDSDGNNILHIACIGGNVEIVKHILSNVNVDINSRGLNGKTPLMFAINFGHVQVFELLVSKGCILPIVEENGKNILHMACVKGNVDMVRHILNKSIVSVDGEDSMGKTPVMLAVESGHTDVFQLLVSKQCDIHKTCHDGNNILHTSCSRCHVDIVKHIVTGHLINIDSCGQNRMTPVMFAAKNGQRDIFDLLVNNGCDMSQKDKDGNTVLHMACIGGSKYIVERILSKEPVDVNSRGQSQSTPAMMAAACGHKDVFDLLVNRGADLTLVDGRGFGVHHLACMGGHLPVVEHIQNIIGVRDSDVL; encoded by the exons ATGAAAATGTTCTTATTTGTACGAAAACCTTTATTTGGGTTTCGATATAATCATTCTATGCGTCTTTCCTTTTGTTCAGCAGTTACTGCTTTCAGTGATGCCGAATGCAACATTCGTTCATTTGGAGAACTGTGTGACAAGTCCTGTCCTTCACAATGCGCTGTTCCACTGAACAGATTGGACAGATTCTGTGACTTGAGCAGCGGAATATGTCCTGAAGGATGCATCAGAGGCTGGCATGGCAACTACTGCAATCAAACATGCAACACTAGCTGCTTGGGAAGtgtctgtaatcagcaaaatgGGCACTGCACCCTTGGCTGTATTGATAACTATGTTGGCCCTTTCTGTGACACTG TTCCTGGCACAACAACTGTGACTCCCGAAGAAGACACAACGTCAG TAGGTACAGAGAGCAATGAGCCTACGAAGACTACTACCACAGAACCTCCATCAGATAAATCAGTCCTTGCTATTTCCGTGGCAGTAGCGGTCACAGTGGGTGTCGTCATTTTCATTGCAGTAATCATCTGTCTAAG ACATGAAAAGAAGG GTCACCCTGACCCTGAGGTTGGCCAGAGACTACTTCCGG TTTCAGCCGCAAATCTGGATGGCAGTCGCAGAAAGGACACCATGCTGCATAGTGCCTGCAGAAGGGGGACCCTTGCTCAAGTCAGACAAATTTTATCTCACGAACTGGTGGACACAAACAGCAGAGGAGAGTATGGCTGGACACCAGTCATGATAGCTGCTGAGGGTGGACGCCGAAAACTAGTTGACCTCCTTGTGAAACGAGGTGGTGACCTGTCACTGACAGATGATGACGGTTACACCGTGCTTCACGTGGTTTCCATCAAAGGACATTTGAAGGTAGTGAGATATGTTTTGTCAAAGAAAGTAGTTGGCGTAAACACCACAGGACACTGTGAGAGGACAGCAGTGATGGCGGCAGCAAGGTTTGGACATAGGAAAgtgtttgacttacttgtgAAGAACGGAAGTGATCTTACAACTGTTGACTCAGAtggaaacaacatccttcacatcGCCTGTATCGGAGGAAATGTGGAGATTGTGAAGCATATCCTCTCCAACgtcaatgttgatattaacAGCAGGGGACTTAACGGAAAGACTCCACTGATGTTTGCAATCAACTTTGGTCATGTACAAGTCTTTGAACTGCTTGTAAGTAAGGGGTGCATCTTGCCAATAGTGGAAGAGAACGGGAAAAATATCCTGCACATGGCATGTGTTAAAGGAAATGTTGACATGGTTCGACACATCCTCAATAAAAGCATTGTTTCTGTGGATGGAGAGGACAGTATGGGGAAGACTCCAGTGATGCTTGCTGTTGAGTCTGGCCATACAGACGTATTTCAGCTGCTAGTGAGTAAACAGTGTGACATACACAAAACCTGTCACGATGGAAACAATATCCTTCATACAAGCTGTTCTCGGTGCCACGTTGACATAGTAAAGCATATTGTGACAGGGCATCTTATTAATATCGACAGTTGTGGACAAAACCGAATGACACCTGTAATGTTTGCAGCAAAGAATGGACAAAGAGACATATTTGATTTACTTGTGAACAACGGGTGTGACATGTCCCAGAAAGATAAAGATGGAAACACTGTCCTTCACATGGCCTGTATCGGAGGAAGCAAATACATTGTTGAACGTATCTTGTCAAAGGAACCTGTTGACGTTAATAGTAGAGGACAGTCTCAGAGCACACCGGCAATGATGGCAGCCGCATGTGGACACAAGGACGTGTTTGACCTACTCGTTAACAGAGGAGCAGACCTGACACTAGTTGACGGAAGAGGGTTTGGCGTCCATCATCTGGCTTGTATGGGTGGACACCTACCAGTGGTGgaacatattcaaaacattattGGTGTTCGTGACAGTGATGTACTTTAA
- the LOC137269888 gene encoding putative ankyrin repeat protein RF_0381 isoform X3, with protein sequence MFLVVIVIILSFTAFSDAECNIRSFGELCDKSCPSQCAVPLNRLDRFCDLSSGICPEGCIRGWHGNYCNQTCNTSCLGSVCNQQNGHCTLGCIDNYVGPFCDTVPGTTTVTPEEDTTSVGTESNEPTKTTTTEPPSDKSVLAISVAVAVTVGVVIFIAVIICLRHEKKGHPDPEVGQRLLPVSAANLDGSRRKDTMLHSACRRGTLAQVRQILSHELVDTNSRGEYGWTPVMIAAEGGRRKLVDLLVKRGGDLSLTDDDGYTVLHVVSIKGHLKVVRYVLSKKVVGVNTTGHCERTAVMAAARFGHRKVFDLLVKNGSDLTTVDSDGNNILHIACIGGNVEIVKHILSNVNVDINSRGLNGKTPLMFAINFGHVQVFELLVSKGCILPIVEENGKNILHMACVKGNVDMVRHILNKSIVSVDGEDSMGKTPVMLAVESGHTDVFQLLVSKQCDIHKTCHDGNNILHTSCSRCHVDIVKHIVTGHLINIDSCGQNRMTPVMFAAKNGQRDIFDLLVNNGCDMSQKDKDGNTVLHMACIGGSKYIVERILSKEPVDVNSRGQSQSTPAMMAAACGHKDVFDLLVNRGADLTLVDGRGFGVHHLACMGGHLPVVEHIQNIIGVRDSDVL encoded by the exons TTACTGCTTTCAGTGATGCCGAATGCAACATTCGTTCATTTGGAGAACTGTGTGACAAGTCCTGTCCTTCACAATGCGCTGTTCCACTGAACAGATTGGACAGATTCTGTGACTTGAGCAGCGGAATATGTCCTGAAGGATGCATCAGAGGCTGGCATGGCAACTACTGCAATCAAACATGCAACACTAGCTGCTTGGGAAGtgtctgtaatcagcaaaatgGGCACTGCACCCTTGGCTGTATTGATAACTATGTTGGCCCTTTCTGTGACACTG TTCCTGGCACAACAACTGTGACTCCCGAAGAAGACACAACGTCAG TAGGTACAGAGAGCAATGAGCCTACGAAGACTACTACCACAGAACCTCCATCAGATAAATCAGTCCTTGCTATTTCCGTGGCAGTAGCGGTCACAGTGGGTGTCGTCATTTTCATTGCAGTAATCATCTGTCTAAG ACATGAAAAGAAGG GTCACCCTGACCCTGAGGTTGGCCAGAGACTACTTCCGG TTTCAGCCGCAAATCTGGATGGCAGTCGCAGAAAGGACACCATGCTGCATAGTGCCTGCAGAAGGGGGACCCTTGCTCAAGTCAGACAAATTTTATCTCACGAACTGGTGGACACAAACAGCAGAGGAGAGTATGGCTGGACACCAGTCATGATAGCTGCTGAGGGTGGACGCCGAAAACTAGTTGACCTCCTTGTGAAACGAGGTGGTGACCTGTCACTGACAGATGATGACGGTTACACCGTGCTTCACGTGGTTTCCATCAAAGGACATTTGAAGGTAGTGAGATATGTTTTGTCAAAGAAAGTAGTTGGCGTAAACACCACAGGACACTGTGAGAGGACAGCAGTGATGGCGGCAGCAAGGTTTGGACATAGGAAAgtgtttgacttacttgtgAAGAACGGAAGTGATCTTACAACTGTTGACTCAGAtggaaacaacatccttcacatcGCCTGTATCGGAGGAAATGTGGAGATTGTGAAGCATATCCTCTCCAACgtcaatgttgatattaacAGCAGGGGACTTAACGGAAAGACTCCACTGATGTTTGCAATCAACTTTGGTCATGTACAAGTCTTTGAACTGCTTGTAAGTAAGGGGTGCATCTTGCCAATAGTGGAAGAGAACGGGAAAAATATCCTGCACATGGCATGTGTTAAAGGAAATGTTGACATGGTTCGACACATCCTCAATAAAAGCATTGTTTCTGTGGATGGAGAGGACAGTATGGGGAAGACTCCAGTGATGCTTGCTGTTGAGTCTGGCCATACAGACGTATTTCAGCTGCTAGTGAGTAAACAGTGTGACATACACAAAACCTGTCACGATGGAAACAATATCCTTCATACAAGCTGTTCTCGGTGCCACGTTGACATAGTAAAGCATATTGTGACAGGGCATCTTATTAATATCGACAGTTGTGGACAAAACCGAATGACACCTGTAATGTTTGCAGCAAAGAATGGACAAAGAGACATATTTGATTTACTTGTGAACAACGGGTGTGACATGTCCCAGAAAGATAAAGATGGAAACACTGTCCTTCACATGGCCTGTATCGGAGGAAGCAAATACATTGTTGAACGTATCTTGTCAAAGGAACCTGTTGACGTTAATAGTAGAGGACAGTCTCAGAGCACACCGGCAATGATGGCAGCCGCATGTGGACACAAGGACGTGTTTGACCTACTCGTTAACAGAGGAGCAGACCTGACACTAGTTGACGGAAGAGGGTTTGGCGTCCATCATCTGGCTTGTATGGGTGGACACCTACCAGTGGTGgaacatattcaaaacattattGGTGTTCGTGACAGTGATGTACTTTAA
- the LOC137269888 gene encoding putative ankyrin repeat protein RF_0381 isoform X2, with the protein MFLVVIVIILSSVTAFSDAECNIRSFGELCDKSCPSQCAVPLNRLDRFCDLSSGICPEGCIRGWHGNYCNQTCNTSCLGSVCNQQNGHCTLGCIDNYVGPFCDTVPGTTTVTPEEDTTSVGTESNEPTKTTTTEPPSDKSVLAISVAVAVTVGVVIFIAVIICLRHEKKGHPDPEVGQRLLPVSAANLDGSRRKDTMLHSACRRGTLAQVRQILSHELVDTNSRGEYGWTPVMIAAEGGRRKLVDLLVKRGGDLSLTDDDGYTVLHVVSIKGHLKVVRYVLSKKVVGVNTTGHCERTAVMAAARFGHRKVFDLLVKNGSDLTTVDSDGNNILHIACIGGNVEIVKHILSNVNVDINSRGLNGKTPLMFAINFGHVQVFELLVSKGCILPIVEENGKNILHMACVKGNVDMVRHILNKSIVSVDGEDSMGKTPVMLAVESGHTDVFQLLVSKQCDIHKTCHDGNNILHTSCSRCHVDIVKHIVTGHLINIDSCGQNRMTPVMFAAKNGQRDIFDLLVNNGCDMSQKDKDGNTVLHMACIGGSKYIVERILSKEPVDVNSRGQSQSTPAMMAAACGHKDVFDLLVNRGADLTLVDGRGFGVHHLACMGGHLPVVEHIQNIIGVRDSDVL; encoded by the exons CAGTTACTGCTTTCAGTGATGCCGAATGCAACATTCGTTCATTTGGAGAACTGTGTGACAAGTCCTGTCCTTCACAATGCGCTGTTCCACTGAACAGATTGGACAGATTCTGTGACTTGAGCAGCGGAATATGTCCTGAAGGATGCATCAGAGGCTGGCATGGCAACTACTGCAATCAAACATGCAACACTAGCTGCTTGGGAAGtgtctgtaatcagcaaaatgGGCACTGCACCCTTGGCTGTATTGATAACTATGTTGGCCCTTTCTGTGACACTG TTCCTGGCACAACAACTGTGACTCCCGAAGAAGACACAACGTCAG TAGGTACAGAGAGCAATGAGCCTACGAAGACTACTACCACAGAACCTCCATCAGATAAATCAGTCCTTGCTATTTCCGTGGCAGTAGCGGTCACAGTGGGTGTCGTCATTTTCATTGCAGTAATCATCTGTCTAAG ACATGAAAAGAAGG GTCACCCTGACCCTGAGGTTGGCCAGAGACTACTTCCGG TTTCAGCCGCAAATCTGGATGGCAGTCGCAGAAAGGACACCATGCTGCATAGTGCCTGCAGAAGGGGGACCCTTGCTCAAGTCAGACAAATTTTATCTCACGAACTGGTGGACACAAACAGCAGAGGAGAGTATGGCTGGACACCAGTCATGATAGCTGCTGAGGGTGGACGCCGAAAACTAGTTGACCTCCTTGTGAAACGAGGTGGTGACCTGTCACTGACAGATGATGACGGTTACACCGTGCTTCACGTGGTTTCCATCAAAGGACATTTGAAGGTAGTGAGATATGTTTTGTCAAAGAAAGTAGTTGGCGTAAACACCACAGGACACTGTGAGAGGACAGCAGTGATGGCGGCAGCAAGGTTTGGACATAGGAAAgtgtttgacttacttgtgAAGAACGGAAGTGATCTTACAACTGTTGACTCAGAtggaaacaacatccttcacatcGCCTGTATCGGAGGAAATGTGGAGATTGTGAAGCATATCCTCTCCAACgtcaatgttgatattaacAGCAGGGGACTTAACGGAAAGACTCCACTGATGTTTGCAATCAACTTTGGTCATGTACAAGTCTTTGAACTGCTTGTAAGTAAGGGGTGCATCTTGCCAATAGTGGAAGAGAACGGGAAAAATATCCTGCACATGGCATGTGTTAAAGGAAATGTTGACATGGTTCGACACATCCTCAATAAAAGCATTGTTTCTGTGGATGGAGAGGACAGTATGGGGAAGACTCCAGTGATGCTTGCTGTTGAGTCTGGCCATACAGACGTATTTCAGCTGCTAGTGAGTAAACAGTGTGACATACACAAAACCTGTCACGATGGAAACAATATCCTTCATACAAGCTGTTCTCGGTGCCACGTTGACATAGTAAAGCATATTGTGACAGGGCATCTTATTAATATCGACAGTTGTGGACAAAACCGAATGACACCTGTAATGTTTGCAGCAAAGAATGGACAAAGAGACATATTTGATTTACTTGTGAACAACGGGTGTGACATGTCCCAGAAAGATAAAGATGGAAACACTGTCCTTCACATGGCCTGTATCGGAGGAAGCAAATACATTGTTGAACGTATCTTGTCAAAGGAACCTGTTGACGTTAATAGTAGAGGACAGTCTCAGAGCACACCGGCAATGATGGCAGCCGCATGTGGACACAAGGACGTGTTTGACCTACTCGTTAACAGAGGAGCAGACCTGACACTAGTTGACGGAAGAGGGTTTGGCGTCCATCATCTGGCTTGTATGGGTGGACACCTACCAGTGGTGgaacatattcaaaacattattGGTGTTCGTGACAGTGATGTACTTTAA